Proteins co-encoded in one Bacillus sp. FSL H8-0547 genomic window:
- the yyaC gene encoding spore protease YyaC has protein sequence MNFKPGFLKPSRDRIHYEDEHAAEQLSAELKLLHSVRKPVVVLCIGTDRSTGDSLGPLVGTKLKEAGLRHFHIYGTLANPVHAVNLEETIEAIERVFHKPFILAVDACLGRLKSVGTFQVGAGPIKPGAGVNKVLPEVGDIHINGIVNVSGFMEFFVLQNTRLHLVMSMASIIADSIASIDREMNAAPTKKKTSWLNQVKDASRSIQ, from the coding sequence ATGAATTTTAAACCTGGCTTTTTAAAACCGTCGCGTGACCGTATCCATTATGAAGATGAACATGCGGCCGAGCAGCTGTCAGCTGAACTGAAACTCCTTCATTCTGTACGGAAACCGGTTGTTGTGCTCTGCATTGGAACAGACCGTTCAACAGGCGATTCCCTGGGGCCTTTAGTCGGAACAAAGCTGAAGGAAGCAGGCCTGCGCCATTTTCATATATACGGAACACTTGCAAACCCTGTCCATGCAGTTAATTTAGAAGAAACCATAGAGGCGATTGAACGCGTCTTCCATAAGCCGTTTATCTTAGCTGTAGATGCATGCCTCGGCAGGTTAAAAAGCGTCGGGACGTTTCAGGTTGGGGCTGGCCCGATCAAGCCTGGCGCAGGTGTCAACAAGGTTCTTCCTGAAGTCGGAGACATCCACATTAATGGCATTGTCAATGTGAGCGGATTTATGGAGTTTTTTGTCCTTCAGAACACAAGGCTGCATCTTGTGATGTCGATGGCCTCGATTATTGCGGACAGCATTGCATCCATTGACCGCGAAATGAACGCAGCGCCGACAAAGAAAAAAACCTCCTGGCTGAACCAGGTAAAGGATGCCAGCAGGTCTATACAGTAA
- a CDS encoding mechanosensitive ion channel family protein, with protein sequence MTDSFFNEDMWLSAGQGLLKIIGILILASILIKIGNVVIGKIFMLRTKSPLRISERRENTLVKLLDNVLTYLVYFIALLMILETLSFDVKALLAGAGIVGLAVGFGAQNLVRDIITGFFIIFEDQFSVGDMIRVGQFEGTVEEIGLRTTKIKSWTGEINILPNGNITEVTNFSINNSVAFVDVSIAYEGDIPKAEKVIEDLLLELPDKYEEMVAPPELLGVQNLGPSEVVLRVVSEVLPMKHFHISRVLRKEIKMRLDEHGIEIPYPRMVMYSRNEESRTKERMTE encoded by the coding sequence ATGACAGATTCTTTTTTTAATGAAGATATGTGGCTCAGTGCAGGACAAGGCCTGCTGAAAATCATCGGGATTCTGATTCTTGCCTCCATCCTGATCAAGATCGGCAATGTGGTGATCGGAAAGATTTTCATGCTCCGCACCAAATCGCCGCTCAGGATTTCAGAGCGGAGAGAAAACACCCTTGTTAAATTGCTGGACAATGTTCTGACCTATCTTGTTTACTTCATTGCTCTCCTCATGATTCTTGAGACGCTGAGCTTTGATGTAAAGGCGCTTCTTGCAGGAGCGGGAATTGTCGGTCTTGCCGTCGGCTTTGGCGCGCAAAACCTTGTACGGGATATTATCACGGGTTTCTTCATTATTTTTGAGGATCAGTTTTCTGTAGGGGATATGATCCGTGTAGGGCAGTTTGAAGGAACGGTTGAAGAAATCGGCCTGCGGACGACAAAAATCAAAAGCTGGACCGGTGAAATCAATATTCTTCCAAACGGGAACATAACGGAAGTGACAAACTTCTCGATCAACAACAGCGTGGCGTTTGTTGATGTCAGCATTGCCTATGAGGGAGACATCCCAAAGGCAGAAAAAGTCATTGAGGACCTTCTGCTTGAGCTTCCTGATAAATATGAAGAAATGGTCGCGCCGCCTGAACTGCTCGGCGTGCAGAATCTCGGACCGTCTGAAGTTGTACTCCGGGTTGTAAGCGAGGTTCTCCCTATGAAGCATTTCCATATTTCAAGGGTGCTCAGAAAGGAAATTAAAATGAGGCTTGATGAGCACGGAATTGAAATTCCATATCCGCGCATGGTGATGTACTCAAGAAACGAGGAATCAAGGACAAAAGAAAGGATGACGGAATAG
- a CDS encoding DUF951 domain-containing protein, protein MVDKEFGLNDVVEMKKPHPCGENRWKIIRMGMDIRIKCEGCSHSVMIPRREFARKMKKRLVKHEE, encoded by the coding sequence ATAGTGGATAAAGAGTTCGGCTTAAATGACGTTGTCGAAATGAAAAAACCCCATCCGTGCGGAGAGAACCGCTGGAAAATTATCCGAATGGGCATGGACATCCGCATCAAATGCGAAGGCTGCTCCCACAGTGTCATGATTCCGCGCCGGGAATTTGCCCGGAAGATGAAAAAAAGATTAGTAAAACATGAAGAATAA
- the ychF gene encoding redox-regulated ATPase YchF, translating to MALTAGIVGLPNVGKSTLFNAITQAGAESANYPFCTIDPNVGIVEVPDERLQKLTDLVQPKKTVPTAFEFTDIAGIVKGASKGEGLGNKFLSHIRQVDAICHVVRCFADDNITHVAGKVDPIDDIETINLELILADLESVDKRADRVGKLAKQKDKDAVYEHEVLLMLKEALENDKPARSVEFTDEQMKIVKHLHLLTSKPVLYVANVSEDEVADASNNEYVKAVREFAADEKAEVIVVCAKIESEIAELDGEEKEMFLEELGIEESGLDQLIKASYNLLGLATYFTAGVQEVRAWTFKKGMKAPQCAGVIHSDFERGFIRAETVSYEDLLNAGTMGAAREAGKVRLEGKEYIVKDGDVIHFRFNV from the coding sequence ATGGCTTTAACAGCTGGAATCGTCGGTCTTCCGAACGTCGGGAAATCGACTCTTTTTAACGCCATCACACAGGCTGGAGCAGAATCAGCCAACTACCCGTTCTGCACAATCGATCCGAACGTAGGGATCGTTGAAGTGCCGGATGAGCGTCTTCAAAAGCTGACAGATCTTGTTCAGCCTAAAAAGACGGTTCCGACTGCATTTGAATTTACCGATATTGCAGGAATCGTAAAAGGCGCAAGCAAAGGAGAAGGCCTTGGAAACAAGTTCCTTTCCCATATCCGTCAGGTAGATGCAATCTGCCACGTTGTCCGCTGCTTTGCAGATGACAACATCACTCACGTTGCAGGAAAAGTGGATCCGATTGATGATATCGAAACAATCAACCTTGAACTGATCCTTGCAGACCTTGAATCAGTAGACAAACGTGCAGACCGCGTCGGCAAGCTTGCAAAACAAAAAGACAAAGATGCCGTTTATGAGCATGAGGTTCTGTTAATGCTTAAAGAGGCGCTTGAAAATGACAAACCAGCCCGTTCTGTCGAATTTACAGACGAACAGATGAAGATCGTAAAGCATCTTCACCTGCTTACAAGCAAGCCGGTTCTTTATGTAGCAAACGTTTCTGAAGACGAAGTGGCAGATGCGTCAAACAATGAATATGTAAAGGCTGTCCGCGAATTTGCAGCAGACGAAAAAGCAGAGGTTATTGTTGTCTGCGCCAAGATTGAATCTGAAATTGCAGAGCTTGACGGCGAAGAAAAAGAAATGTTCCTTGAAGAGCTCGGAATTGAAGAATCAGGCCTTGATCAGCTGATCAAAGCATCATACAACCTGCTTGGCCTTGCTACTTACTTCACGGCAGGCGTTCAGGAAGTGCGCGCATGGACGTTCAAAAAAGGCATGAAAGCACCTCAGTGTGCCGGTGTCATCCACTCTGACTTTGAACGCGGATTTATCCGCGCAGAAACGGTTTCCTATGAAGATCTGCTGAATGCAGGAACAATGGGAGCAGCCCGTGAAGCCGGAAAAGTGCGCCTTGAAGGAAAAGAATACATCGTGAAGGACGGGGACGTTATTCATTTCCGTTTTAATGTCTAA
- the rpsF gene encoding 30S ribosomal protein S6 has protein sequence MNKYEIMYIIRPNIEDEAKKALVERFNTILADNGAEVEEVKEWGKRRLAYEINDLRDGYYMLLQVASKPEAVQEFDRLAKISEDIMRHMVTRKEA, from the coding sequence ATGAATAAATACGAAATCATGTATATCATCCGCCCAAACATTGAAGATGAGGCTAAAAAAGCTCTTGTTGAGCGTTTCAACACAATTTTAGCTGACAATGGTGCGGAAGTTGAAGAAGTGAAAGAGTGGGGCAAGCGCCGTCTTGCTTACGAAATCAACGATCTTCGCGATGGCTACTACATGCTTCTTCAAGTTGCATCAAAGCCTGAAGCTGTTCAAGAATTTGACCGCTTAGCTAAAATCAGCGAAGACATCATGCGTCACATGGTAACTAGAAAAGAAGCGTAA
- the ssb gene encoding single-stranded DNA-binding protein, producing the protein MMNRVVLVGRLTKDPELRYTPAGAAVATFTLAVNRAFTNQQGEREADFINCVVWRRPAENVANFLKKGSLAGVDGRLQSRSYEDQTGKRVYVTEVVAESVQFLEPKSGGGGNSGGGGNNNYYGGGQGGQGGQQNPFSQNQNQNQNQRNQGRSNFDDDPFANDGKPIDISDDDLPF; encoded by the coding sequence ATGATGAACCGGGTTGTTTTAGTCGGCAGACTAACAAAAGATCCAGAACTGCGCTACACTCCAGCCGGAGCGGCAGTTGCTACTTTTACATTAGCTGTAAACCGTGCCTTCACAAACCAGCAGGGCGAAAGAGAAGCGGACTTCATTAACTGTGTTGTATGGCGCCGTCCAGCCGAAAACGTTGCAAACTTCCTTAAAAAAGGCAGTCTTGCGGGCGTTGATGGACGTCTTCAGTCACGCAGCTATGAAGACCAGACTGGCAAGCGCGTATACGTAACCGAAGTGGTTGCAGAAAGCGTCCAGTTCCTTGAGCCTAAAAGCGGCGGTGGTGGAAACAGCGGCGGTGGCGGAAACAACAATTATTACGGCGGAGGCCAGGGTGGACAAGGCGGACAGCAAAATCCATTCAGCCAAAACCAAAATCAAAATCAGAATCAGCGTAATCAAGGGCGTTCGAACTTTGATGACGATCCATTCGCTAACGATGGAAAGCCGATTGATATCTCTGATGATGACTTACCGTTCTAA
- the rpsR gene encoding 30S ribosomal protein S18 — protein sequence MAGGRKGGRAKRRKVCYFTAHGITHIDYKDVDLLKKFVSERGKILPRRVTGTSAKYQRKLTIAIKRSRQMALLPYVSGE from the coding sequence ATGGCAGGCGGACGCAAAGGTGGACGTGCAAAACGTCGTAAAGTGTGCTACTTCACTGCACACGGAATCACTCACATCGACTACAAAGATGTAGATTTGCTTAAAAAATTCGTTTCTGAGCGCGGTAAAATCTTACCACGTCGTGTAACAGGAACTAGCGCTAAATATCAGCGTAAATTAACGATTGCTATCAAACGCTCTCGTCAAATGGCTTTACTTCCATACGTTTCTGGCGAATAA
- a CDS encoding YybS family protein — protein MKRVNVLTEGAILLALFAVLTFMTLYLPLFGAILMFFMPLPFILYTVRHGLKPAGILTAASCAVPLLIGSLFALPLTLIFSISGIVMGHFYRKKQTAGALIAGTLSFLLSFVVLYAASVAFFQVDPVKEMTAAMDETFEMARSMMAAVGQEANEDAIQQLEEQMKLIGYLIPSVLLSSAFIFTLLSHAAAIPVMKRLNVQMAKLKHFREWKLPSSIVWYYLGVSFLMFFDLQEGSFLFIAAVNLLFMLQMLLVIQGFSFIWFYSYVKNYSKAIPIVAVIVSLIVPILMYLVRILGIIDLAFNLRGRVKK, from the coding sequence GTGAAACGTGTTAACGTACTGACAGAAGGCGCGATTCTTTTGGCGCTGTTTGCTGTCTTAACATTTATGACGCTTTATCTGCCGCTGTTTGGGGCAATTTTAATGTTCTTTATGCCGCTGCCGTTTATTTTGTATACGGTCAGGCATGGGTTAAAGCCGGCAGGCATTCTGACGGCTGCATCGTGTGCTGTGCCATTGTTAATTGGTTCTTTGTTTGCTTTGCCGCTGACCCTGATTTTTTCAATAAGCGGGATTGTGATGGGTCATTTCTACAGAAAAAAGCAGACAGCAGGAGCTTTAATCGCTGGAACACTTTCCTTTCTGCTGAGCTTTGTCGTGCTGTATGCTGCATCCGTTGCGTTTTTTCAGGTTGATCCTGTGAAGGAAATGACAGCTGCGATGGATGAAACCTTTGAAATGGCGAGATCCATGATGGCAGCAGTGGGCCAGGAAGCAAATGAAGACGCAATTCAACAATTGGAAGAGCAGATGAAGCTCATAGGCTACTTGATTCCAAGTGTCCTTCTCTCTTCTGCTTTTATTTTCACCCTGCTCTCGCACGCCGCGGCCATTCCGGTGATGAAAAGACTGAATGTGCAGATGGCAAAGCTTAAGCACTTCCGCGAGTGGAAACTGCCTTCAAGCATCGTATGGTATTACCTCGGTGTAAGTTTTCTGATGTTTTTCGATCTTCAGGAAGGAAGCTTTCTTTTTATCGCCGCTGTTAACCTTCTGTTTATGCTGCAGATGCTCCTTGTCATCCAGGGATTTTCATTCATCTGGTTCTACAGCTATGTGAAAAACTATTCAAAAGCGATACCGATTGTTGCGGTCATTGTGTCATTGATTGTGCCGATCCTGATGTATCTCGTAAGAATCTTAGGTATAATTGATTTAGCATTTAATTTGCGGGGCCGCGTGAAAAAATAA
- a CDS encoding DHH family phosphoesterase encodes MPSFFEKPLIRYPLLALIALTAISIIILFYYQWMIGLAGVLLLGAILFLLRAADRKIKAEMETYISTLSYRLKRVGEEALMEMPIGIMLFNEQFHIEWTNPFLTSCFHEDTLVGRSMYDVAEALVPLVKQEVDTETITLHERKFKVIIKREERLLYFFDVTEQIEIEKQYEDERTVLGLIFLDNYDEVTQGLDDQTKSSINSHVTSILNKWATENGIYLKRTSSERFMAILNEHILIKLEKGKFSILDEVREQTTVENISLTLSIGIGSGVPSLTELGDLAQSSLDLALGRGGDQVAIKQTNGKVKFYGGKTNPMEKRTRVRARVISHALTEIISESDKVIIMGHKYPDMDSIGSAIGILKVAQVNDKEGFIVLDQNEIDTGVQRLIQEVRQHSDLWSRFITRDEAQEISTDDSVLIVVDTHKPSLVIDEKLLNKMDNVVVIDHHRRGEEFIKDPLLVYMEPYASSTAELVTELLEYQTKRLKMNMIEATSLLAGIIVDTKSFTLRTGSRTFDAASYLRSKGADTILVQKFMREDITHYVKRSKLIQNTNMLREGIAIAKADPDSEETFDQVIIAQTADTLLSMSGVVASFVLARRNDQTIGISARSLGDINVQLIMEALDGGGHLTNAATQLENLSLNEAEERLEQAILEYLEGGTKS; translated from the coding sequence ATGCCCAGTTTTTTTGAAAAACCATTAATCAGGTACCCCCTTCTAGCATTGATTGCCCTGACCGCGATTTCCATCATCATCCTTTTTTACTATCAGTGGATGATCGGTTTAGCCGGGGTCCTTCTTTTAGGTGCGATTTTGTTTCTTCTCCGGGCTGCCGATAGAAAAATAAAAGCAGAGATGGAGACTTATATCTCCACGCTCTCCTACCGTCTGAAGCGGGTTGGAGAGGAAGCTTTGATGGAAATGCCGATTGGCATCATGCTGTTTAATGAACAGTTCCATATTGAATGGACCAATCCGTTCCTTACCTCCTGTTTTCATGAGGATACCCTTGTCGGGCGGTCCATGTATGATGTCGCAGAAGCTCTCGTTCCGCTTGTGAAACAGGAAGTGGACACCGAAACGATCACCCTTCATGAACGGAAATTCAAGGTGATCATTAAGCGCGAAGAACGGCTGCTCTATTTCTTTGATGTAACAGAGCAGATTGAAATTGAGAAACAGTATGAAGATGAGCGCACGGTTCTGGGGCTCATTTTCCTGGATAATTACGATGAAGTGACCCAGGGTCTGGATGATCAGACCAAGAGTTCGATCAACTCTCATGTCACGTCCATCCTGAACAAATGGGCGACCGAAAACGGCATTTATTTGAAACGAACATCCTCAGAACGCTTTATGGCGATCCTGAACGAACATATTTTAATTAAGCTTGAAAAAGGAAAGTTTTCAATTCTTGACGAAGTAAGAGAGCAGACGACCGTTGAAAACATTTCCCTGACGCTGAGCATCGGAATCGGGTCAGGTGTCCCTTCTCTGACAGAGCTTGGCGACCTTGCCCAGTCGAGTCTTGATCTTGCACTAGGACGCGGAGGCGACCAGGTGGCCATCAAGCAGACGAACGGAAAAGTGAAATTCTACGGCGGAAAAACGAATCCGATGGAAAAACGAACGCGCGTCCGGGCAAGGGTTATATCACACGCTCTGACAGAAATTATTTCTGAAAGCGACAAGGTCATCATTATGGGCCACAAATACCCTGATATGGACTCGATCGGATCAGCTATCGGCATCCTGAAAGTGGCGCAGGTGAACGATAAAGAAGGCTTTATCGTGCTTGATCAAAACGAAATTGATACAGGTGTACAGCGGCTGATCCAGGAAGTCAGACAGCACTCGGATCTCTGGTCCCGTTTTATTACGAGAGACGAGGCGCAAGAGATATCGACCGATGATTCTGTGCTGATTGTCGTAGACACGCATAAGCCATCCCTTGTCATCGATGAAAAGCTGCTCAACAAAATGGACAATGTCGTCGTCATCGACCATCACAGACGCGGAGAAGAATTTATTAAAGATCCGCTTCTCGTCTACATGGAGCCTTATGCTTCTTCAACGGCCGAGCTTGTAACAGAGCTTCTCGAATATCAGACAAAACGTCTGAAAATGAACATGATTGAAGCGACCTCGCTGCTTGCCGGCATCATCGTGGATACGAAAAGCTTCACGCTCAGAACGGGTTCGCGCACATTTGACGCGGCTTCTTATTTAAGGTCCAAAGGGGCAGACACAATCCTCGTGCAGAAGTTTATGAGAGAAGACATCACGCACTACGTGAAGCGTTCAAAACTGATACAAAATACAAACATGCTGAGAGAAGGCATCGCAATCGCTAAGGCAGATCCTGATTCAGAGGAAACGTTTGATCAGGTCATCATTGCCCAGACAGCGGACACCCTGCTGTCGATGAGCGGAGTTGTGGCATCGTTTGTCCTTGCCCGAAGAAACGACCAGACCATCGGCATCAGCGCCCGTTCACTCGGGGACATAAACGTCCAGCTGATCATGGAAGCCCTGGACGGCGGCGGACACCTTACGAATGCTGCCACTCAGCTTGAGAACCTGTCTCTGAATGAGGCAGAAGAGAGATTAGAACAGGCAATCCTGGAGTATTTAGAAGGAGGAACCAAATCATGA
- the rplI gene encoding 50S ribosomal protein L9: MKVIFLKDVKGKGKKGEVKNVADGYAHNFLIKQGLAIEANNSEISKLQGQKKKEEKEAAAELERSKELKETLESLTVELKAKSGEGGRLFGSITSKQIADELLKTHGHKLDKRKIELPDAIRALGFTNVPVKLHPDVTATLKVHVTEQ, translated from the coding sequence ATGAAAGTTATATTCCTGAAAGATGTTAAAGGCAAAGGAAAAAAAGGGGAAGTAAAAAATGTAGCAGACGGCTACGCACATAACTTCCTGATCAAACAGGGGCTTGCAATTGAAGCAAATAACTCTGAAATCAGCAAACTGCAGGGCCAGAAGAAAAAAGAAGAAAAAGAAGCCGCAGCAGAGCTTGAGCGCTCAAAAGAACTGAAAGAAACGCTCGAGAGCCTGACAGTTGAGCTCAAAGCAAAATCAGGAGAAGGCGGCCGCCTTTTCGGATCGATCACAAGCAAGCAAATCGCAGATGAACTGCTGAAAACACACGGCCATAAACTCGACAAGCGCAAAATCGAGCTTCCGGATGCCATCCGCGCTCTAGGGTTTACAAACGTGCCTGTCAAGCTTCACCCTGACGTAACAGCAACACTGAAAGTGCATGTAACTGAACAATAA
- the dnaB gene encoding replicative DNA helicase, producing the protein MNEMFDDRIPPQNIEAEQAVLGAIFLEPASLITASEILIPEDFYRASHQKIYNVMLGLADKGEPVDLVTVTSELADANLLEEIGGVSYLSDLAGSVPTAANIEYYGRIVEEKSILRRLIRTATTIAQDGYSREDEVAVLLNEAEKNIMEVSQRKNAGAFQNIKDVLVQTYDNIELLHTRKGDITGIATGFTELDRMTAGFQRNDLIIVAARPSVGKTAFALNIAQNVATKTDENVAIFSLEMGADQLVMRMLCAEGNINAQALRTGNLTPEDWGKLTMAMGSLSDSGIYIDDTPGIRVSDIRAKCRRLKQESGLGMILIDYLQLIQGSGRNKDNRQQEVSEISRTLKSLARELKVPVIALSQLSRGVEQRQDKRPMMSDIRESGSIEQDADIVAFLYRDDYYDKESENKNIIEIIIAKQRNGPVGTVSLAFVKEYNKFVNLERRFDDAGVPPGA; encoded by the coding sequence ATGAATGAAATGTTTGATGACCGGATTCCTCCACAGAACATTGAGGCGGAGCAAGCCGTGCTCGGAGCCATTTTTCTCGAACCCGCATCATTGATTACAGCTTCTGAAATTCTGATTCCAGAAGACTTTTACAGAGCATCTCATCAGAAGATTTACAATGTCATGCTCGGGCTTGCGGATAAAGGAGAGCCTGTTGACTTAGTAACAGTCACCTCAGAGCTTGCAGATGCCAATTTACTAGAGGAAATCGGCGGTGTATCTTATTTAAGCGACCTGGCGGGTTCCGTCCCGACAGCAGCCAATATTGAATATTACGGCAGAATCGTCGAAGAAAAATCCATTCTCAGACGCCTGATCCGCACGGCAACAACCATTGCCCAGGACGGATATTCACGCGAAGACGAAGTGGCAGTTCTCCTCAACGAAGCCGAAAAAAACATTATGGAAGTCTCCCAGCGCAAAAATGCAGGAGCTTTCCAAAATATAAAAGATGTACTCGTTCAAACGTACGATAACATTGAATTGCTGCACACACGAAAAGGCGACATCACGGGAATTGCGACAGGATTTACCGAGCTCGACCGGATGACGGCAGGCTTTCAGCGAAATGACCTCATCATCGTGGCGGCCCGTCCATCCGTTGGTAAAACCGCCTTTGCCCTGAATATCGCCCAGAACGTCGCAACAAAAACGGACGAAAACGTCGCCATCTTCAGTCTCGAGATGGGTGCGGACCAGCTAGTCATGAGGATGCTCTGTGCAGAAGGCAACATTAACGCCCAGGCACTTCGTACAGGAAACCTGACCCCTGAAGACTGGGGCAAGCTCACAATGGCCATGGGAAGCCTCTCTGACTCAGGCATCTACATCGATGATACGCCCGGTATCCGCGTCAGCGACATCCGCGCAAAATGCCGCCGCCTGAAGCAGGAAAGCGGCCTCGGCATGATCCTGATCGATTACCTGCAGCTCATCCAGGGAAGCGGACGTAACAAGGACAACCGTCAGCAGGAAGTATCCGAGATCTCCCGGACACTGAAGTCCCTCGCAAGGGAACTCAAAGTCCCGGTCATCGCCCTTTCCCAGCTTTCCCGCGGCGTTGAGCAGCGTCAGGACAAGCGTCCGATGATGTCCGACATCCGTGAATCCGGAAGTATCGAGCAGGATGCCGATATCGTAGCCTTCCTCTACCGGGACGATTACTACGATAAAGAATCCGAAAACAAAAACATCATTGAAATCATCATCGCCAAGCAGCGTAACGGACCGGTCGGCACCGTCAGCCTGGCGTTTGTAAAAGAATACAACAAATTCGTCAACCTGGAACGGCGCTTCGATGATGCCGGCGTGCCACCGGGTGCTTAG
- a CDS encoding adenylosuccinate synthase has product MSSVVVVGTQWGDEGKGKITDFLSENAEVIARYQGGNNAGHTIKFNGETYKLHLIPSGIFYSDKTCVIGNGMVVDPKALMTELKYLHDRGVSTDNLRISNRAHVILPYHLKLDEVEEERKGANKIGTTKKGIGPAYMDKAARVGIRIADLLDREAFEEKLARNLEEKNRMLEKYYETEGFTMEEILDEYYEYGQQFKQYVCDTAVVLNDALDGGRRVLFEGAQGVMLDIDQGTYPFVTSSNPVAGGVTIGSGVGPTKINHVVGVSKAYTTRVGDGPFPTELDNEIGHQIREVGREYGTTTGRARRVGWFDSVVVRHARRVSGITDLSLNSIDVLTGIETLKICTAYKYKGEIMESFPASLKVLAECEPVYEELPGWTEDITGVRDLGELPQNARNYIERVSQLTGIPLSVFSVGPDRTQTNVVRSVYS; this is encoded by the coding sequence ATGTCTTCAGTAGTAGTAGTTGGTACACAATGGGGAGATGAAGGAAAAGGCAAAATTACCGATTTCCTTTCCGAAAATGCGGAGGTCATTGCCCGTTATCAAGGCGGAAACAACGCCGGACATACAATTAAATTCAACGGTGAAACATATAAGCTGCACTTAATTCCATCAGGTATTTTCTACAGTGATAAGACCTGTGTAATCGGCAATGGAATGGTCGTTGATCCTAAAGCTCTTATGACGGAGCTTAAATATCTTCACGACCGCGGCGTCAGCACGGACAACCTGCGCATCAGCAACCGCGCGCACGTTATTCTGCCTTATCACCTTAAACTTGATGAAGTGGAAGAAGAGCGCAAAGGCGCAAACAAAATCGGCACAACGAAAAAAGGAATCGGACCTGCTTACATGGACAAAGCAGCGCGCGTCGGCATCCGTATTGCTGATCTTCTTGACCGCGAAGCGTTTGAAGAAAAGCTTGCGCGAAACCTTGAAGAAAAGAACCGCATGCTTGAAAAGTACTATGAAACAGAAGGCTTCACTATGGAAGAAATTCTTGATGAATACTATGAGTACGGTCAGCAGTTCAAACAATACGTCTGCGATACAGCTGTTGTGCTGAACGACGCTCTTGACGGCGGCAGACGCGTGCTGTTTGAAGGTGCACAGGGCGTTATGCTTGATATCGACCAGGGCACATATCCGTTCGTTACATCATCAAACCCTGTTGCAGGGGGCGTAACGATCGGTTCAGGCGTCGGCCCGACGAAAATCAACCACGTTGTCGGCGTATCCAAAGCCTACACAACACGTGTTGGAGACGGTCCGTTCCCGACAGAACTTGATAACGAAATCGGCCACCAGATCCGTGAAGTCGGACGCGAGTACGGAACAACAACAGGCCGCGCGCGCCGCGTCGGCTGGTTTGACAGCGTTGTTGTCCGCCACGCACGCCGCGTCAGCGGTATCACAGACCTGTCCCTTAACTCAATTGACGTTCTGACAGGCATTGAAACACTTAAAATCTGTACAGCATACAAATACAAAGGCGAAATCATGGAGTCATTCCCTGCTAGCCTTAAAGTTCTTGCAGAATGTGAGCCGGTATACGAAGAGCTTCCAGGCTGGACAGAAGACATCACAGGCGTACGCGACCTCGGAGAACTTCCGCAGAACGCACGCAACTACATCGAGCGCGTATCGCAGCTTACAGGTATTCCGCTTTCCGTCTTCTCTGTCGGTCCTGACAGAACGCAGACAAACGTTGTAAGAAGCGTATACAGCTAA